A window of Exiguobacterium sp. FSL W8-0210 genomic DNA:
TTCTCTTTATTTGATTATCCGATGCGTCGCTGCATCGATGAATTGTTTCTAATTCTAGTAATCTCGACAGCGTTTGTCAACGCCTTTTTCAAAATGATTTTTCAATCTATGAAAAGGACTTTACCATCTTTTCCAGAAATCATACAGCACCACTTGATCACGAAAGGATGAAACATTCATGTCGACGATTTACTTGATTCGCCACTGTGAAACGACTGGTCAATCACCGGAAGCCCCGTTAACACCTCGTGGAGAAGAACAGGCGCAACGACTGTATACGCAGTTATTTGAGCTTCCGATCACACATCTTATTTCGAGTCCGTATCGCCGAGCGCTCGACTCGATTCAACCACTTGCGACTGCTCTGAAACTACCCGTTGCACAAGAAGATGACTTAAAAGAACGACGGTTAAGTGCCGTTCCACTTGACGATTGGCAGGATCATCTTCGTCGAACGTTCATCGATCCAGACTATACGTGTCCTGGTGGTGAATCTAGCCGGATAGCAACTAAGCGCATCACGCGTGTCGTTGAAAAAGCATTGTAACAGTATGATGGTTCCATTCTCGTGACACATGGGAATTTGTTATCTTTATACTTGCATTCGATTGACCCTACTTTTGGATTCGAAGAAAGTTTACAGCTGAAGAATCC
This region includes:
- a CDS encoding histidine phosphatase family protein — translated: MSTIYLIRHCETTGQSPEAPLTPRGEEQAQRLYTQLFELPITHLISSPYRRALDSIQPLATALKLPVAQEDDLKERRLSAVPLDDWQDHLRRTFIDPDYTCPGGESSRIATKRITRVVEKAL